The nucleotide window TTCGAGGTGCACCGGACGGCGCCGGGCGTCACGACGGCGGCTCACCAGACCGGCTTCCTCCAGCACCTTCAGGTGCTTGGAGACCGCCTGCACGGTCACGTCGTAGGGCTCGGCGAGCTCGTTGACGGTGGCGTCCGCCACCGCGAGCCTGGCCACCATGTCCCGTCGGGTAGGGTCGGCCAGCGCCGAGAACACCCGCGAGAGCGAATCAGCAGCCACCTCCGGCGCCTCCTCATCAACCGTTCGGTTGAAGACACCGTAGGCCCATGGAACCGCCGTAGTCAACCACTTGGTTGCCAATGACCGGGCGGGCAAGATGATCGGGTGGACGACCCTCCGGCCAGTACGCCGGCCCCGCTGGTGACCCGGCTGCGGGCCGCCGGGTGCGTGTTCGCCGAGGACGAGGCACAGCTGCTCGTCGCCGCGGCCACGACGCCGGCCGAGCTCGAGTCAATGGTCGAGCGGCGGATCGCCGGGCATCCCCTCGAGCACGTCCTCGGCTGGGTCGAGTTCTGCGGCCTGCGGATCGCGGTCGGACCCGGGGTCTTCGTTCCTCGCCGTCGCACCGAGCTGCTCGTCCAGCAGGCCGCCGACCTGGCTCGCTCGGCCGGTCCGAGCCCAGTCGTCGTCGACCTGTGCTGCGGCTCGGGCGCGGTGG belongs to Actinomycetes bacterium and includes:
- a CDS encoding helix-turn-helix domain-containing protein — its product is MVARLAVADATVNELAEPYDVTVQAVSKHLKVLEEAGLVSRRRDARRRPVHLEAEGFDLMTRWIERYRREAEERYRRLDDVLRTMPDDVDAAPTP